The DNA sequence CTATAGAGTATGTTGGGATGTGGTTGAGGATGATGTGGTGGCAGCAGTCAGAGACATGTATAGTGGGGTCCCAATGCCAAGATTCTACTCAGCTTCGTATATCGCTCTCATTCCGAAAATGCAACAACCCacaggttttgataagtttcgACCCATAAGTTTGTGTTCGGTCATATACAAGGTATTTGCAAAAATTCTTGTGCGACGGATGTCCCCTATTCTAAGCAGAATTATATCTCCTGAGCAAGGGGCTTTCTTGCCAGGGAGAAGCATCTTTGAAAACATCACTTTGGCCCAAGAAATGATCCATATGATAAACAGAAAGGTCCGTGGGGGAAATGTTCTCATCAAAGTCGACATAGCCAAAGCGTACGATAGTCTTGACTGGGATTTCTTATTACATGTTATGACATCTTTTGGTTTCTCAACCCGGTTCTGCGAATTAATCAGACAATGCATTTCGACTCCATGGTTCTCAGTGGTCATGAATGGGTCGGCTAAGGGTTTCTTCCCCAGTGGTCGTGGATTGCGCCAAGGTGACCCTTTGTCTCCTTACTTGTTCATACTTGCTCAGGAAACCTTGTCTCGCTTGATAAAACATAGTTTTGAGATGGAGAAAATTGCACCTTACTCCCACCCTCGGGGCACACCCCTGATCTCCCATTTATTTTATGCTGATGATATAGTGGTCTTTGCAAACGGGGGTAGAGCCTCCATGCAAGCCATTTCTGACGTATTTGCCTTGTATGAAAGCTGGTCGGGTCAAGTGGTTAGTAAGGAGAAGTCCTCCATTTTTTTCCCCAAGTATGTCAACTCGGTCCGAAAAAGAAATATCCTTCAGTTGACCTCCTTCTCGGAAGGCCAATTTCCGGTTAAATACCTGGGTGTCCCTCTATTTAGTGGAAGGTTAAAGGTGTCTTATTTTGAGGATTTAATGAACCGTATATGTGATCGTCTAGAGGGGTGGCAAAATAGGCTACTATCAGCAGGTGCTCGGCTCCTTTTACTACGCCATGTGGTATCAAGCATCCCGGTCCATCTACTCTCAGTGTTACATACTCCCAAGAAAGTGGTATCTTCGCTAAACAGGATTATGAGTAATTTCTTCTGGGGTATATTAAATGGTAAACAGAAACGTAAGTGGGTAGCCTGGCAAAAGGTTTGTATGCCGACCAAGGAAGGGGGACTGGgtttaagaaaatttgaagaagttcAGTCTTCTCTATTTATGAAGCTTGCTTGGAACCTATTATCCAGTGATTCTCTATGGGCAAATTTTTTCAGGAAGAAATACTGTAAAGGAGAGCATGTGACATTAGTTGATAACACTAAAGGATCATCTCTTTGGAAGTGTATTATGACCATGGTTCCGAAGATCCTTAATAATGCTTGGTGGCGGATTAAGGAAGGACAGGTTTCCTTTTGGCGAGATCCTTGGTTAAAGACTGGCCCTTTGGTAGAGTCTTGCGAGATAACTGCACAATCGTCTTTAAGGGTAAGGGAGTGTAGAATACAAAATGGCTGGGATgtgaatttgctaataaatctGGTGGGGGAAACAAAAGCAGAAGAAATTCTAAATAGCCTAGGGGCACACAAAGAAGGCACTGATGTGCTAGTTTGGAAACCGGCTTTGAATGGGGTTTTTTCATCTAAGTCGGCTTGGGAGTGTATTCGGGTTCACGCGCCAAAATTGGAATGGGCAAACTGGATATGGCATCCCGCCCTTCCCAAGAAGTATTCGATTACAATCTGGAAAGCTTTGAATCATAGCCTTAGTGTGGATGTTCGCATTCGACACCTGGGAATTCCTCTAGCTTCCAGATGCGAGTGTTGTGAGCATAGGTGCATAGAAGATCAAGACCATGTCCTTGCTACAGGGAAGGTTGCTTCAGACATATGGAGACGCGCTTCTATACTTATGGGCATGCCGTATGATCATAGGAGACCGTGGAAGGCAAATATGGAACTGTGGTTTCGCAAAGCATCACTTTCAACCCAAAAAGGTACACTTCTAGGCATTGTGCCTGTTATTATAACCTGGTCTCTTTGGGTTTGGAGATGTAAAGCTCGTATGGAAGGGAAGATGCAAAAGAGATGGAGGTTGGGACTAATAATGAAGCCGAACTACGAGCGTTGTATTATGGGCTAAAATATTGTAAGGATTTagcacttgagaaaatagagatTGAAGTGGACTCTTTGTTAGTTGCAAATTGGTTGAGAGGAGGGAGATGTAGCATATGGTACCTTGAAGACTACTGGGAAGAAATACAGGACATTCTAAAAACATTGGTTTTTAAGGTGATGCATGTCTTTAGAGAAGGTAATGCAGGGGCAGATTTTCTGGCTCGCTTGGCTTCGGAAAAGAAATCTGGAACTTGGACTAATTTCAACGATGTCCCTCACATActaaaaggaatattaaaagtggaCAAAATGGGTATGTATGCCTTCAGAAAGTAAAACACGGATCTtattttggctttctttttttgtttggttctgGCTTTTGCTTAGTATATCTTTTCTTACACTTGGGTTTTGGGTGCTTCTTGTAGCCCCCCAAGTGTTTGCTTTGTTctacggttttcctccgccatacgTGAGGGTCTTTTGTATAAAATTGGGGCggggtcactcttggacatgtggcccatcctctttataaaaaaaaaaaaaaaaaaaaaaaaaaaaaaaaaaaaggtcggCGACGATCGGTGAAGGAGTGAACACAAAAAATACTAGCTACATATAAagaagtaaagttgttattccTCAAGGAAACAATAGAGAATTATATCAAGCCATCCCTTAGAACTGCGCTAATaccatatttttaaatttctttttttttttttaaggggaaaaaaaaaaaaaaaaaaaaccttgttttgatatcatatttatgaaactaTTTGGCCGCTATCTTTACTTGTGAAATGTCATCATTCTTACATGTGCCGATTTCTATGAATACATCTGTAGCCAACACGCTTGACATTGGCAAAAGAACTAAACCAGGAAAATAGTAAAACatcgttaaaaaattaataataaaattaactgaCTTTATTCAAAGACTGCCTGGAAATTGCCCCCAAGAGATTTATACGCTCCATTCCAAGAAAAAGACCAACACCCGTAACTATGAGTGTCTCCAGAATTGGCATCAATGCCACAATGAATAGAGACAGAAAATCCATTGCAAACTTCGTTAACTAAACTCGAGTGGAAGTTGTTTAGCACGCCTATCCAAAACAAATGTCAAATGATGAGCACTCAGATATAGAACAATAACAAAAATGTTCCACGTTCTTTACAATTAACTTTAATCGGAATATTCACATTTCTACAGAAGAAATTATGAAGCTCATATCAGATTCATTAATCAATTCGTACTTAGAAAGACCAAATGTTCCTCAGAGAAACTGAAAATTAAACTTCCATTGTGTAGCTTATGAAACTAATGAGCATGCAACAATAATTGCCATCCTAGCATGCATAAACCTTCATTTGATTAGAAGACTAATTACAACATAAACGACGAATCATGTCACTTCTGAATTCTGATAGATTATAAGACACAGAATAGTAGGGAAGACTCCAAATCCAATAACAGGGCTGGCAGAGGGTTAAAGATACTGTTACACTACTCTAGTTTTTTTGCTCTCAAAGTTTTTCAGAAGGATCTTGCTCGTTTAATCTACCAAAAAACAGGAGCAAGAACTTCAAGGAAACATGTGATGCTCAGATTCCAGAAGTTCATTTCGAAAACAACACCCAATCTCCGAGTGCGTGCTCACAAATTTTCATTCCTGTATTTGGCCTCCTCTGTTTAGCAAAGAAGCGTGGTTGCACACACATCAGTTTGGATGAATGTCCATCTTTCATAACCAATATAACtgcttgaaaagaagaaaaaaaaaaaaaaaaaaattgatgagttGCTGCTGCAAAAAGCTTAGTAAACGTGATTTTCCTTTCTCTACGAATGACTAACCTTGAACAGCTGCTGCTGATGCTCATAAGCTTTCATGGCTGGCTAGAAAATGATGAGACTCCTTCTACACGTTTTTTGTCACGTTTAATGGATGTCTTTTGAAGTCTTACATCGATGAGATTACTGTAGTTGCACACTTATTTCACTgccattctttttcaaattccaactaCAAATATTGATTCCTctgattaaactcaaaacgtaAGTGGTGCATGAGATTCAcgtttttgaaaatgaaaaattcagAACTACAAATATTGGTTTCTCttattaaactcaaaatataagTGGGGTAAGAGATTCCAACTACATTGTGACTtacatttttattaaagaattaCAAAGGCTGTTGCATGATGTCTCTGAATTCTTCTGTAAGTATCACAATTTTACGACTAAAATCGTCTTTTAAGGTAAAATGCAGGCAGTCCTTATTTCCAAGTGTCGGTATGTCTGTCAGTCAGCGATCCCAAAAATCTGTCATCGATGACATTACTGTAGTTCAACACGGGTTCAAATTTAAAGATTGGTGGAGATGGTTtataaatatcaataaaattattgaattgaaattattgaattaagatgagataagattttaaaattttattacgtTTAGATTAGAATATGAGAGGAGATATTTTACTTCTTATTGTCGACTCGATTTGTCGACTCGCACCAATTATAATTTTGTTCCACGTATCACATCCACCACCCACTGCATGCCCAGTGGAATCAGCAGTGCACGTAACACCGTTAGCTCCAACAGTTACTGTCGGTGCCTTCTGCCTTGATAACTGTTGGATGGTCATGTATATTTCTAGGATCTGGGTATTATTCGAACAGGACTTTTTGCATGAGAAAGTCTCTGGGAAAAAAATGTAGAATTTTTAAGAGGTCTTGCCCTCGCACGTAATGTGTTGAAAATAAGTTTTGGATTATCAGATCTATATATGACTTGGATCCCTGTTTCTTTTGAGGTACTTACATATAGGATTAAGGACCCAAATCAATCTTCCGCTTTTGATGGTTAAATTCCTCAAACGGACTGATTTTATAACTACTGGTACTATGCACTATCCATGTTGCATTTGTTCCTCTCTTTgtgaaaaaattttctttttaatggaTTATGAAATCTTCTACTGGCCTTATTGCATTGTTTTTCTGTTTGCAGTCCTCCTGCAATTGAGACATTATCAAGAGGTTTGTTTCAAGAGGTAATCGTAACAAATACCTTTCCGGTGTCGGAGCAAAACTATTTTCCTCAGCTAACAGAATTGTCGGTTGCAAGCCTCCTGGGGGAGATGCCTGATCTGTAAGTAGCATACCtcacaaaaattatttgaaCAGAACTAGCtagaaatttgaattttgaaaagtcTGAACCTACTTTAGTGTACCCAAATTaccaaccaaaaaaagaaaaagaaagaaagaaaagaagacggcggcaagaaacctgtatgcCGTTCCATATCAGTTTAAAGATTTCCTCATTGCTCTGTGCTCTGCCGTGTTCTTTCCGAACCGGGGTAATTTTAGGATATTAATGTCTGTACCGAAAGGAAGGTTTTTTAGCGGTTTGAGCAACTTTTCAtggtttattttagtttttttgtgaTCTATAGTGGTGggagtaattttattttgatttttgtttttctattgtCAGGGTGGCTTTGAACCGACTCACGATTTACACCGGTTGTTGTGCGCGTTTCCCAGCTTCCATTTTTGTCAATGGCTGCCTTGTTGTATAATGGAATTGATGGTAAAACGAAAATGTATTCTCCTTTCAGCTTGTTTTCAAAGCCTTGTACAGTTAGAGGTTTACGGATAGATTCTTTCCATTAGGTTGAATGTTAAGTTTTTTGCAGGCCTTCATAGCTTCAGACCCTACTATAATACATTGTATTCATATAATAGATAATGCATTGTATTCGTATGATagataattcaattaattttggTTGATTCGTTTGTTGTCATGAAGTTGGCTATGATATGTTTCAATTTGATGTTTTATAGAATTCCTCTCGAAAATTTATGGCACAGGTGCAACAAATGGTAAATCGAGTTATGTTGGCGAGGCATTGTCCATGAACACAACAGATAATATTACACCAACAAAATAGATACTGATATAGATATATTACACCAACACAATAGATACTGATACGACCGAGATAAAGATGTAGCATCtagcacctttttttttttttctttccttttttttgctgatactgaaatgataaaaaatgatttcAGGCCATCAAACGAATCAAGTAATCAGATTAAGAAACAAGCCACATGAAGATGGTCGACCATAGTGTCAGAGAGAATGTTGCCACAGCATAAGTCCATAGCATAATGACAGAGCATTCACTCTCTCCTGTCTCAAGCAATTGAGAAATGGTACCTGCAGCAAGTCCATGACATTAGCATTGGTTACTCAAATATTGCATTCATTGGACAACCAAACTTCACCAATCGAGATTCAAATCAATCCATACTTTCAATTTCAGAATCCAAAATGTATGGTTATAGATGAGTCGAGCCAAGTCGACTTGAGTAGTAAGGTGCTCAAGCTAAATTCGTTTAGATTTGTTGTTAGACTAGAGCTGAACTCatacacttaaacaaaaatgaGAAAGTAGTAAGCATCCATACCTACACCCATTGCAGGTGGAACAGCATACTGAAGCATAAGTGTAAACTGATATAATGAATCTGATCCCACAATGCCAAAATGGTTTGCAGCCTTAACAATACCAATACCCAGTGAAGGCATGATGATGTACCGAATTGCAATAATCCCTACAATGAGTGCAGGACCTACTCCGGCACCTTTTAGACCTGTAAATGGAAATAATgtctataatttataaaaaatatcagaaACTCTTCATGGAAATTCATGAAAAAACTATAACGAAGCCAAGCCAACACAAGACACTCAAAATAAACATCAGATCAGTATTACAAGCTACCTCTGAGAAGGTTTGCTCCGATTATCAGTGTCATAGATGGTATTGTTGCTTCCCTGGAGAAGAAAGAGGATGCTTAAAGGAATTAATGCAAATTTCCATATCAGTGTCACTGGGTTTCATCATCATGTAAATATAGTTGCTCAAAAGAGAGAGTCTGCTGCTCTTAGAAGTCAATGTTAGGCTGTGTTATTTCTTTCCTCTGGGTATTAGCTAGGCAGTGTTAATTTAATATGGGAATTATATCTACTTATTCTACTCCTGCTGACATAATTTATATCTATCTATACAACTAAGGAAGAACTAGTGCTGCCAATCctgttttttaatataatttgaatactttggcacagagagagagagagagagagagagagagagagagagagtttttgcTAAACATATATGTACTTTCCTTGAGTACATGAATGATAAAACTGATGCATTGGTCTTTTCACTAAAAAgttcaaattattaaaagttCACATAAATATTAACACTACTTCAAGTTGCGAATATAGAAATTTCGGAGTTTAGAAGTTTGAGCAAAAACTTGAACCCCAAATCAATCAAAGGCTCAAGGAGTAGGAGCTCTACTGAGCCAGCGGTAGGATTCATACCCTAACAAACTCGCAGAGCTGTAGATGGCACGAAGAGGAGCATCATCACCAATCAGTACCTTTCGAATTGGAGAGACTATTCCAATGATAAACCCAAAAATCTGCAAAGGAAAAACACAATGATTTTAGAGATCCCTCTGTGGAATATGCACATTGACTAAGaataaatttggaaaaaaagcGAATGCAACTATGTAAAGCATTGGAAATGCTTGTGGCAGTGTTTTAGTTTTCATTAGTCCTAATTTTGCCAACTCGAGAGCAAGATGGAGTATATTGCCCAGATCATCTACTTTTTCTTTGATATTAGAACTATCCCCTTCGTGGGGTAATATAGGGGAAAAGTGATGATTGATAACAGCTCAAAGAAAAAGCTTTTCCCAAATAAACAAGCATTATGAGCGTACTGCTGCAATTGTAGACGGCGCAAACAATTTTTGGAGATCCACATGCCCAATAAGCTTCTTAAGGTGCAGCATAGTCTTTTCCAGAAACATCACCTACCAGAAAAATCTTTAAAAGGTTATTTCATTCAAGGAGAcacaagaaggagaaaaaaCTAAGTTGCCTTAACTAGCAAGGATATTGGGTAGAAAAAAGACTAATAACATCGGATATTAGTGAATGAAAAATGTATTAACCCAAGCATTGTCAAATTGTTTCACAATGTATAACAGGGAAGATGTCGTTTCACAATGTATAATCAACCGTTGTTAAATTGCTTAACAAAAAGATGTACTTCTTCTTTTACCGAAGACATGCCAACCATTATTCTGATAAAATGGTGAATGTTTCATATGTTGAGATGCAGTTTCTTACAGGCAAAACATGTGATACCCTGCTTCTTCATGTCACCCGATCTTAATATAGCATTTAATTGTTTAGTATAACGTCTGATTTCTGGTATAGTTTTCTTAAGCACGCATTGATTGTATTCATCATATTGAGTGGAAATCAAACTTTGAGAGAAGAAAGCTTCTGAGCATTATAAAAAGGAAACCACAACATGCTAGAAGAAACCTTCACTTTTCCTTCAGATCCAGTTGATTGGACTTCAACTTGATACATACACTCCTCTGAGCTTGGGCAACCCTCTGAAGGAAGGAGCAGTGCTGTGCCAATCTCTGAATGTAAATACAAGGTTTCTCCAGAAATGTTTTCCCTTGTCGTACAGCCATCCGTGGCAATGTCTTTAGTTGCCTTGTTTGCATATATCCGCATGATAGGATACACATaagaccatatatatattgcacCTAACTGCATAATCAAAACAGAAGCAACAAAAAGATTCAAATTCATCCAGAGATATTTTTGGAAATGTAAGACTTACAAAAGGCAGCCCAGTTCCGAAGAGCCTGTGCCATTGATAATTTATGTAGTTCATGACTGACATCTCAATCAAGTTCAAGAGGTGGTGGCTATTGGAGATATGGTAATGGAAGGACTGGAAATATCTCATCACTACATCAAGCTGGGTTTACTGTGACATTTGttgatttttgtgattttagaGTAAGAAAAAGGGACTATTACCGCCATAGAAAGAGCAGCATAAGCCTCTGCATCAGTAGAGCAAACAGAAGAATCTCCAAACGGACTATCATCTTCGTCACAGACTGCTGGGAGGATAATCAGGAGCAAGTTCCCTAAATTTCCTGCACAAATAAATCTCTCCGTAAATACTATGGTGGGCAAGTACCTTTCACCTATATACAAAATTGGTGCATAAGACAGTAAAATGATGCAGGTGTAAAACTTGTGGCACAATTAGTTAGTCATGTGCTTCAGGAGGGCTGAACATTGGCAGGCAATAATTTTCTCCAACTTTCGTACAACCCTATCCAGTGTTGATAACGTATTCTTTGAAAGAATTGCGCAAAAAACTTCTGGCATTTGGAAACCAGATCTAACAGACGTATCAACTGGGTTACTAAGGGTGCCggtaatatttgtatcttgaggatttttgggatgGACTTCGTGCGTGCCTTGCATGCTTGGATTATAGACAAACTCATGTTTTTCATGAAGGTAATGCTATggctgattttcttgctaagCAGGGGGTTGGGAGCCATACTCGGGATTGGTTTGATGAGAAGGAAAATTTGTCTAGCCAGTTGCGCGGTCACCTTCGTATGGATAGAATTGGCTTACCATACTTATACTTGAGGCTTTCGAAATGAGGTATGatcttgtaattattttttcccttttgattCTTATGTGTGAGCTGTTTTGTAGGTTggtttattttggttgttttttggttttgtctGTTGTTGGTTTCTTTGgttagttttggttttttgatTTCTGGGTTTTGGGCTTTTTTGTAACTCCAGGCATCAGGTTGTAACTATGGTTTTCCTCTATCATAAATgagagttttttaataaaattgagaagAGGTCACTCATGGATAGCTGACCTcgtttctttcttaaaaaaaaagtactaagCTCTtctatatttattacaaatacaagATTTACCCAATTCTACATTTACTAAGGTAGACACAGTCAGTTTTAAGTCTTTTTTGCTTTAGACTGAATTTTAAAACGAGTTTGTATTATCCCAATTACAAATCATGCTGAAGATACGAATcacattgaaatttttataacgcAATACACATTGCAATATAAGCATCATAATTCTACATACCCATTATCAGAGTATTCTTAATAACTCCTAAAAAGAGTCTATTCGGATTTGTCTACCTGCAGCACAACAGCCAATGACGAGGCTTTGCAGATGTTGAGGAGCTCTCGTGATTTTTATGAGTATCCATGCAAGTGCAGAACCAATAAGGAATGTGATAAGGACATTCACTAGCATGAACCATCTACAGATCAATCAAAAGTTACCAagtgatgaaaagaaaaattaaaagaggcTGAGGCCAAAGACTTTAGAAGTATGATAGAGCTGTACTCACAAGGTTCCCAAGCTGTCTAATGTAATTGTATCCGCCAGGTCGGCGACGATCAGTGAAGGAGTGAACACAAAAAATACTAGCTACATATAAagaagtaaagttgttattccTCAAGGAAACAATAGAGAATTATATCAAGCCATCCCTTAGAACTGCGCTAATaccatatttttaaatttctttttttttttttttaagaaaaaaaacttgttttgatatcatatttatgaaactaTTTGGCCGCTATCTTCACTTGTGAAATGTCATCGTTCTTACATGTGCTGATTTCTATGAATAAATCTGTAGCCAACACGCTTGAAATTGGCAAAAGAACTAAACCAGGAAAATAGTAAAGCATcgtcaaaaaattaataataaaattaactgaCTTTATTCAAAGATTGCCTGGAAATTGCCCCCAAGAGATTTATACGCTCCATTCCAAGAAAAAGACCAACAGCCGTAACTATGAGTGTCTCCAGAATTGGCATCAATGCCACAATGAATAGAGACAGAAAATCCATTGCAAACTTTGTTAACTGAACTCGAGTGGAAGTTGTTTAGCACGCCTATCCAAAACAAATGTCAAATGATGAGTACTCAGATATAGAACAGTAACAAAAATGTTCCAAGTTCTTTACAATTAACTTTAATCGGAATATTCACATTTCTACAGAAGAAATTATGAAGCTCATATCAGATTCATTAATCAATTCGTACTTAGAAAGACCAAATGTTCCTCAGAGAAACTGAAAATTAAACTTCCATTGTGTAGCTTATGAAACTAATTAGCATGCAACAATAATTGCTGCCCTAGCATGCATAAACCTTCATTTGATTAGAACAATAATTAGAACATAAACGACGAATCATGTCACTTCTGAATTCTAATAGATTATAAGACACAGAATAGTAGGGAAGACTCCAAATCCAATAACAGGGCTGGCAGAGGGTTAAAGATACTGTTACACTACTCAAGTTTTTTTGCTCTCAAAGTTTTTCAGAAGGATCTTGCTCGTTTAATCTACCAAAAAACAGGAGCAAGAACCTCAAGGAAACATGTGATGCTCAGATTCCAGAAGTTCATTTAGAAAACAATACCCAATCTCCGAGTGCGTGCTCACAAATTTTCATTCCTGTATTTGGCCTCCTCTCTTTAGCAAAGAAGCGTGGTTACACACACAGCAGTTTGGATGAACGTCCATCTTTCATAACCAATATAATtgcttgaaaagaaaattttgaagagTTGCTGCTGCAAAAAACTTAGTAAACGTGATTTTCCTTTCTCTACGAATGACTAACCTTGAACAGCTGCTGCTGATGCTCTCAAGCTTTCATGGCTGGCAAGCAAATGATGAGACTccttttacacattttttgTCACGTTTAATGGATGTCTTTCGCTGTCTTACATCGATGAGATTACTGTAGTTGCACACTAATTTCACCTgccattctttttcaaattccaaccaCAAATATTGATTCCTctgattaaactcaaaacgtaAGTGGTGCATGAGATTCAcgtttttgaaaatgaaaaattcagaactataaatattggtttctcttattaaactcaaaatataagTGGGGTAAGAGATttgacattatttaaaaatagaagTTGTTTATAATATTTCAGTAAATTTTCAATATGAACTATTCTTT is a window from the Carya illinoinensis cultivar Pawnee chromosome 14, C.illinoinensisPawnee_v1, whole genome shotgun sequence genome containing:
- the LOC122294189 gene encoding protein PIN-LIKES 3-like isoform X2, whose translation is MDFLSLFIVALMPILETLIVTAVGLFLGMERINLLGAISRQSLNKLVFFVFTPSLIVADLADTITLDSLGTLWFMLVNVLITFLIGSALAWILIKITRAPQHLQSLVIGCCAAGNLGNLLLIILPAVCDEDDSPFGDSSVCSTDAEAYAALSMALGAIYIWSYVYPIMRIYANKATKDIATDGCTTRENISGETLYLHSEIGTALLLPSEGCPSSEECMYQVEVQSTGSEGKVMFLEKTMLHLKKLIGHVDLQKLFAPSTIAAIFGFIIGIVSPIRKVLIGDDAPLRAIYSSASLLGEATIPSMTLIIGANLLRGLKGAGVGPALIVGIIAIRYIIMPSLGIGIVKAANHFGIVGSDSLYQFTLMLQYAVPPAMGVGTISQLLETGESECSVIMLWTYAVATFSLTLWSTIFMWLVS
- the LOC122294189 gene encoding protein PIN-LIKES 1-like isoform X3, whose amino-acid sequence is MLVNVLITFLIGSALAWILIKITRAPQHLQSLVIGCCAAGNLGNLLLIILPAVCDEDDSPFGDSSVCSTDAEAYAALSMALGAIYIWSYVYPIMRIYANKATKDIATDGCTTRENISGETLYLHSEIGTALLLPSEGCPSSEECMYQVEVQSTGSEGKVKVMFLEKTMLHLKKLIGHVDLQKLFAPSTIAAIFGFIIGIVSPIRKVLIGDDAPLRAIYSSASLLGEATIPSMTLIIGANLLRGLKGAGVGPALIVGIIAIRYIIMPSLGIGIVKAANHFGIVGSDSLYQFTLMLQYAVPPAMGVGTISQLLETGESECSVIMLWTYAVATFSLTLWSTIFMWLVS
- the LOC122294189 gene encoding protein PIN-LIKES 3-like isoform X1 gives rise to the protein MDFLSLFIVALMPILETLIVTAVGLFLGMERINLLGAISRQSLNKLVFFVFTPSLIVADLADTITLDSLGTLWFMLVNVLITFLIGSALAWILIKITRAPQHLQSLVIGCCAAGNLGNLLLIILPAVCDEDDSPFGDSSVCSTDAEAYAALSMALGAIYIWSYVYPIMRIYANKATKDIATDGCTTRENISGETLYLHSEIGTALLLPSEGCPSSEECMYQVEVQSTGSEGKVKVMFLEKTMLHLKKLIGHVDLQKLFAPSTIAAIFGFIIGIVSPIRKVLIGDDAPLRAIYSSASLLGEATIPSMTLIIGANLLRGLKGAGVGPALIVGIIAIRYIIMPSLGIGIVKAANHFGIVGSDSLYQFTLMLQYAVPPAMGVGTISQLLETGESECSVIMLWTYAVATFSLTLWSTIFMWLVS